Within the Leptospira johnsonii genome, the region AGATATAATAGCCCTGAAAAAAAAAGCAAAAGTAGAACTAAAGCAGTGACGACGATCCGGCCGTCATTCAAGTATTTCATACTTTAATTCCTCTTCCTCATCTCCTGTTTTGGTTTTTTTCTTGGATTCGTATTCTATTCCGAGTTTTCTTCTCAGATCGTTCAGGTCCCTAGGTCGATCCGGATCGTCTTTTCTTCCAAGGACCGCGTAAATGGTTTGGGGTTCTTCTTTTCCCTTTACCTTGATAGATTGCATTTTTTCGACCGCAAAAATTTCTTTTACATGATCGAGTAGATCTTGGGTGATCAAAATATCTGTGCCGAAAGGTTTATTCAACGCCTCCACACGAGATGCAAGGTTCACCGCGTCCCCGATTACGGTATATTCCAATCTTTCTTCGGAACCGATCTGTCCCGCGATCACAGGCCCAAAGTTAATACCACAACCGATCCGAATGATCGGTCTTTTATCTCCGCCTCTTCCTTCATTGAACTTAAGTAGAGCCGCTCTCATTAAGAGCGCGCCATTTACTGCATTCTCTGCGTCTTGGTCGGAAGTACGGACAGCTCCCCAAGTTGCCATGATCGCGTCCCCGATAAACTTATCCACGATACCATGGGTATCGTTCACGCAACGTACCATCTCGGTCATGTACTCGTTTAGGAATTCAACCACTTCTTCCGGTTGCAGTTTTTCTGATATAGATGTGAAGGATCGAATATCGGAGAAGAAGATGGCGCACATCTTTCTTTCTCCACCCAAGGTAAGTTCCTTGTTCAATACCATTTCGGCGATCTCTTTGTTTACGAAACGACCGAGTGCGTCTTTTACCTTCTCTCTTTCTTCCAGACCTTTTCCCATACTTACGAAATAATCGGTCAAAACGCCGATCTCGTCCTTTGTAGTGGACTTGATCCCAATTCTGAAATTTCCTTTTGCGATCTCTACTGTTGCTGTCAGAAGTTTTAATACCGGAATGGTAATGGTTCTCGCTAAGAAGAATACGATGATGAGTGCGATACAAAGTGCGATCGCCATGATGAGAAGGTTTTTAGTCTGGATCCTATAAACCATCTCAAATACTTTTTCTTCCGGAACGGAGACAATCACTCCGGCTCCGCCGAAACCTAATTTTTGGTAAGAGCCGTAATACCTTGTCTTAGTGGAATCCTCATATCTGGTTTGTTGACTATCTTCTCTTACGGAAGAAAGCATCGTTTCAAAAATAGGAAGATCAGCCCAATTTGTTTGGGATGCAAGAAGTTGTAGATCATGATGTGCGATCAGATCCCCATCTCCATTGATTAAGAACGGAACGTTAATATCTTGTTTTTGGAATACGGTCAGAAGTCTTTCTGCTCGGATAATATAAAGTAGAATGGACTTACTCTGAGAATCGTAGACTGAAATGGAAAAAGTAGGTTCTTTAAAATTCGGAGTAAGATTATCTATCCTTCCGCCGGATTGGATCGTCTTTAAAAAATAAGATTCTTTTTGAGAAACTGCAGCATCCAATTCTTCTCGATTAGAAGAGATTCCCTCCAAGTAAGAATCGTTGTATAATACGGTTCTTTTTTTTAGTTTATCTCCTTCCGGGGAATAAATTCCCGCTAAAAGAAAATCGGGTTCGTTCCTAAA harbors:
- a CDS encoding adenylate/guanylate cyclase domain-containing protein is translated as MPSSTKYIPFGPNGAVAFWARAKDKIQNQDELRAWADLGIKTVVCVFSEKGSSLVTDLEEVLHAGEWKLFALEIPPGPETNESVFFSAWKLISAAAKSNILFLIPEELEERWEVILSKMVISSYPHIASGELGAWFPSLQGQAETEFLGEFKTYASRKKAPKEIPDSTRGEFSIYLKELPLAVSGIELGVFKNGHKDSNGKKKVPKFQEAESFRTLESKPVISFDTVFSGEKQGSETSEPGAVEPKAPVVSEKKNIPKRETTFTPPTDTGDFATSAKFPLQLKLMAVISLLLTVTVSTVILYASSEFKKNYEVRVLETNFSLVNILGIKVKSDLKDIRDKGKTLTEKLLDPKGPGAYADLFFRNEPDFLLAGIYSPEGDKLKKRTVLYNDSYLEGISSNREELDAAVSQKESYFLKTIQSGGRIDNLTPNFKEPTFSISVYDSQSKSILLYIIRAERLLTVFQKQDINVPFLINGDGDLIAHHDLQLLASQTNWADLPIFETMLSSVREDSQQTRYEDSTKTRYYGSYQKLGFGGAGVIVSVPEEKVFEMVYRIQTKNLLIMAIALCIALIIVFFLARTITIPVLKLLTATVEIAKGNFRIGIKSTTKDEIGVLTDYFVSMGKGLEEREKVKDALGRFVNKEIAEMVLNKELTLGGERKMCAIFFSDIRSFTSISEKLQPEEVVEFLNEYMTEMVRCVNDTHGIVDKFIGDAIMATWGAVRTSDQDAENAVNGALLMRAALLKFNEGRGGDKRPIIRIGCGINFGPVIAGQIGSEERLEYTVIGDAVNLASRVEALNKPFGTDILITQDLLDHVKEIFAVEKMQSIKVKGKEEPQTIYAVLGRKDDPDRPRDLNDLRRKLGIEYESKKKTKTGDEEEELKYEILE